In the bacterium genome, GTCCGGTTCAACGACAGGTACTATTCCCGCCTCCAGTCCGTCGACCCGGGCGATATCCGCGCCGCGGCCCGCCGGGTGTTCAGACCTGATACGGCCGCGGTGGGTTTTATGACGAAGGTTGCGGGTTCCAGGCCCGGTGAGGAGGATATCCGCCGTCTCCTGGCTGATACCCTCAAGCCGGACGAGGTTCAGGCAGACCCGGAAAGAGTCCCTGTCTACAGGAGCACCCTGCCCAACGGGATCGTCCTCACGGTCCGGGAGGACCACAGCCTGCCTCTCGTCGCCGTCCGGGCGGGTGTCCTTGGCGGAAGCCGCTACGAGACCGAAAAAAACCAGGGGATATTCAACCTGATGGCGCACCTGCTGACCAGGGGTACCGAGGGGTACACGGCCCAGGAGATGGCCAGAAAGCTGGATGGGATGTCCGCCACCCTGGGCGGGTTCTCAGGAAGAAACAGCTTCGGCGTCACGGGGAAGTTCCTCGCGAGGGACGCGGGCGTCGGGTTTTCTCTCGTCAGGGAAGTCCTCACCCGGGCAGTATTCCCCCGGAACGAGGTCGAGCTGTTCCGCGAAAGGATTATCAGCGGCATCCGTGCCCGGAAAGACGATATGACCTCCTTTTCCCTGGACCTTTTTCGCCGGACCCTTTTCCGGGAACATCCGTACCGTTTCCCGGTCATGGGCACCGAGGAGACGGTTGCCGGTCTTACCGGTCAGGATATCAGTGCCCTCTACCGGGCAGTGGTGCAGCCCGAGGGGATGGTCATCTCGGTGACCGGCGATATCACGGTCGCGGAGGCCTACCGGCTGGTCGAGGATAACTTCGGGAATATGAGCGGAGAACCCCACGACCCGGGTCCTCTTCCCGTTGAAGTCCGCTCCCCGGGGGTGGTCTCCGACAGGGTGGACAGGAGAGACAAGACCCAGACTCATGTCATCCTCGGGTACCCTGGCCCCACTCTCAAGGATAACGACCTTGATACCCTGGAAGTGCTCAATGCCGTGCTCGCTGGTCAGGGAGGGCGCCTGTTTACGCGGCTTCGTGACGAGGAAGGGCTCGCCTACAGCGTTTTTTCCTTCGTGGCTCCCGGGATCGATCCGGGTTTCATCGCCTTCGGGATCGGGGTCAGTCCCGATCGGGAGGCGGAGGCTGTGGAGGGGTTCCTGCGGCAGGTCCTCCTGCTGAGGGAGGAACCGGCATCGGACGATGAGATCGACCGGGCCGGGAGGTACCTCGTCGGGAACCACATGATCGAGCTCCAGACGCTGCAATCGCGGGCCGACGAGCTGTTTTTCCCTGTTCTTTACGGCCAGGAGCTCGAAAAGGCCCTCGCCTTCGAAAACCGGATCCTGTCGGTAACCGCGGAGCAGGTGCAGGCCGCGGCGGTCAGGTACCTGGATCCGGATAACTATACACTGGCCGTGGTCCAGGGCGGGGAGAGGAAGAACTGACGGGCAGGCAGCGTTCTTCTTGCTTGGAATCAACCCGGGATCCCGGTCAGGAGCCGGTGAGAAGATCCCAATCGGTATCCATCTGTATGTTGCGGCGGACAGACTCCCTGATCCAGCTGTCATAGAAATCCACGGGGTTGTAGTTGTCGGTAAGGATTATCGCATCAGGGTGGACAGGTATTCTCGGCGGCGAGATGAGGGGTGTCATCAGCTGTTTCCTGGCCAGAGGATGGGCCGGAAAGGATCTGATCATGTTCCAGTCCGGACTCCAAGGCCTGCCATCGTACGCCACGATGATCATGTTTCCGAATGCGGCGCCGGTTTCAGGGGAAAACAGGGGGATCACATCCACATTTTCAAATACGGATTGAAAAGTCTTTACAACCGATGCAGTCATGTAGGTTTTCCTGTCCAGGCTTCCGATCAGGTTGGTTGCAAGGATGCCTCCTTCCTTCATCGCTCTTTTGACCACTTCGAGAGCTTCCCTGGAAACCAGGTGCGCCGGCGTTGTATCGCCGTTGAACACATCCAGGATAATGTAATGCCATTTGCTTGTTGTCGTGTTCAGGAAATACCGTGCATCCTGGATGTGGGTCTTGCCGTTTGTACTGAAATTAAAATATTCACGGGCAAGCCTGACCACGGAAGGGTCTATATCGACGACATCGGTCTTTATACCTAGCCTTTCATAATATTTTGGTGTGATTCCTGCCCCTAATCCGATCACGAGGCAGCTCTTCCCATCCGGTCGTATCACCGTGGGCAGGTATTGTAAGAAATAGGAGTAACCGTAGACAGATTGCCCGTTTTGCTTGTCGATCCCACCTTGCACCAGCCCGTCGATGACCATCTCCCTGGTCTTGAATCCGCCAAGGTCATAATCCACGACTTTCAGGTTTCCATAATAGCTGTCCACATTGGCCACTTCACTGACAATGACACCGCTTGAAAGTTGTTTTCTGACGAACGGTTCCGGCATGGGAACCATGAAAACAGGGATAAAAAACAGTAGCGCCCATCTTTTTTTTCGAAAAAGGATGAGGTAAAGGACGGATAGTGTGATCAACAACCCCCCGGTAGCCTGGAAGATGCGATCCACCCCGAAAAAGGCGATCAGATAAAAACCGGTCAAAACGGTCCCGATAAAGCTCCCCATTGTTGAGATCGAATAAAGCACACCGGCTGTTCGACCGACGTTAGTGATCTCGTGGGCCAGAATCCTTACGAGGTAGGGCGAAACGAAACCCAGTAAAAGGAGCGTGGGTCCGAAGAGAAAGGCTGAACTGGCCAGGGAACCCATCCTTAACCCAAGGGGTTGGAACATCTGAAGGATCGGTGTTCTCAGTATCGGAATGAATGTGCACATCAGGCCGGAAACAGCAATGACGCCGTAAAGCCAGTCTGGATGGTTCCGTTGTACTGAAAGAGAACCACCGATGGCATATCCGAGTGCAAGTGCGATCAGCGTTACGGTGATCAGGGAGGTCCAGACGAAAAGGCTGACCCCATAGAAAGGTCCGATGACCCTCGATCCCATTACTTCGATCACCATGATGAGAGAGCCGCATACGAACGCGGTTATCAGAAGATAGGCAAGGAAAACGCGGGAGTAACCGTTTACCGGATTTTTCGATGAAATATTATCGCCTGTGCTGTTTACAGTTTTCTTCTTTGAGGCCATGTTCCCCCCCCCGGATCCTGTTTCCTGACAATGCGTGATCTTGTGACCGACGATGGCGGATGCCAATATAACCGAACCTTCTATCGAAATAAACAGGGAAACTCGGGATTCGGGCAGTGAGAGAGGGAGAGGGGGATTGATTCTCTGACCCGGACACAGACGCAGGTATCAAGGCAAAGGTGTACAATATGTACGTATTTGCGTTGAAAAATAGGCACTTAGATACATGGACACATAGATATATAGATCCATTGTAACCCGGTTCCGAAGACCCGTGATGATGCCACAGGCCGGGTAACTTC is a window encoding:
- a CDS encoding pitrilysin family protein, with product MKKQTTRSRRHSLVCLCFLLFLHTFLFPLSTSFAFVDRGETLSRTLPNGFEVLVREEPTQKVVELQVWVGVGSRDEPEGKEGIAHLFEHMLFKGTTRRGVGEIARTVEAAGGGINAYTSMDHTVYHITIARNYFDTAMDVLADAVQNPTFDAGELKREKLVVVEEIHRGKDNPSRVFSEEMLKAAYKVHPYGRTVIGTPESVGSVSRSDMVRFHQGWYGADNMKLVVVGGVRAEHVFELANRHFGEALPGRDLPGVGRRKEVLEPARDGLRTFGITMDTEPARLAVTFPIGNLTDPETPVLDLLAAILSTGRSSRFPVRLRDEGIVHSAWAYAYTPRDPGIFVLGAASGQDRVGDALEGIISELAQLQTEMVSEEELDRARDQVVNDKLFSRETVEGLAREIGYQALTLGDVRFNDRYYSRLQSVDPGDIRAAARRVFRPDTAAVGFMTKVAGSRPGEEDIRRLLADTLKPDEVQADPERVPVYRSTLPNGIVLTVREDHSLPLVAVRAGVLGGSRYETEKNQGIFNLMAHLLTRGTEGYTAQEMARKLDGMSATLGGFSGRNSFGVTGKFLARDAGVGFSLVREVLTRAVFPRNEVELFRERIISGIRARKDDMTSFSLDLFRRTLFREHPYRFPVMGTEETVAGLTGQDISALYRAVVQPEGMVISVTGDITVAEAYRLVEDNFGNMSGEPHDPGPLPVEVRSPGVVSDRVDRRDKTQTHVILGYPGPTLKDNDLDTLEVLNAVLAGQGGRLFTRLRDEEGLAYSVFSFVAPGIDPGFIAFGIGVSPDREAEAVEGFLRQVLLLREEPASDDEIDRAGRYLVGNHMIELQTLQSRADELFFPVLYGQELEKALAFENRILSVTAEQVQAAAVRYLDPDNYTLAVVQGGERKN
- a CDS encoding fused MFS/spermidine synthase produces the protein MASKKKTVNSTGDNISSKNPVNGYSRVFLAYLLITAFVCGSLIMVIEVMGSRVIGPFYGVSLFVWTSLITVTLIALALGYAIGGSLSVQRNHPDWLYGVIAVSGLMCTFIPILRTPILQMFQPLGLRMGSLASSAFLFGPTLLLLGFVSPYLVRILAHEITNVGRTAGVLYSISTMGSFIGTVLTGFYLIAFFGVDRIFQATGGLLITLSVLYLILFRKKRWALLFFIPVFMVPMPEPFVRKQLSSGVIVSEVANVDSYYGNLKVVDYDLGGFKTREMVIDGLVQGGIDKQNGQSVYGYSYFLQYLPTVIRPDGKSCLVIGLGAGITPKYYERLGIKTDVVDIDPSVVRLAREYFNFSTNGKTHIQDARYFLNTTTSKWHYIILDVFNGDTTPAHLVSREALEVVKRAMKEGGILATNLIGSLDRKTYMTASVVKTFQSVFENVDVIPLFSPETGAAFGNMIIVAYDGRPWSPDWNMIRSFPAHPLARKQLMTPLISPPRIPVHPDAIILTDNYNPVDFYDSWIRESVRRNIQMDTDWDLLTGS